The following is a genomic window from Scylla paramamosain isolate STU-SP2022 unplaced genomic scaffold, ASM3559412v1 Contig19, whole genome shotgun sequence.
TCCAGCTGCCCTCCCAAGGTccatcagtacacacacacacacacacacacacaagccacttGAGCAAAAATACAAACAGATCACCAAGgatccagcagcagcagcagtaacagcagttcAGAGGGGATTAAAGTAGGGAACATTTCAGATATCCATTGTCTACCAGCAGTGTGATTTGCCATGATGCACAGAACCATAACCAAGTGGATAAAATATGTGAAGGCTGTATGatatgatgacacacacacacacacacacacacacacacacacaagtgcattTCTTGGCAGCTGTGgtagggcagcagcagcagcagcagcagcagtagcagcagcagtgatggtagtaatggtagaggAGGTGCAGTCAGTCACTCCTCACTCAGTTTTCACAGATACGAAGAGCAACTGTGTCCAAACAGTGAGTTGGTCTGTTGGAAGGACACAGGACAATGTCAGTTTTGGATGTGTGGACACCAGGTCAGGTGATGCTGTGTGAGGGAATGGATAGTTTAATTCTCTGTACTTTTTGTGAGAATGTCTGCTTAGTATAGAGATAGATGCACATAAATTTATACAGCTTGAGGCTAAGATGTAAAAAAGTACTGAGAatgttattacattattatatgAATGAAAGTATGGATGTATATTCCTTGCTCCAGCTGTTGGTGAGTGAATAGATGGCACTGAAATAGTTTAATGTAAGAAGGTGGTAAACCATACtgttcatcatttattttcttgccaAGGAAAATATGGCAAACAGTGAATATTACTCACATTATCAAGAAATATtcaagaaagatggaaaagaaagccCTAGTCTTTCAGTGCCCCTCCACAAGTAAGGGCTCATTCATAACACTCAGTATTGTCTTGCTACTATTTTGTGGCACACTGGCCTAACATCCCATCAACAAAAGGACAACCATAAACAGACCACTCACCAAGTGCTGTTCTGACAATTTTTGGCTTGTTCTGCCAGTACACAAAGAGGAAGTAGGCAGGCACCCCAGAGCCAGTGATGAGCAGGCCCTTGCCCACCTCATATGGCCGCACATACAGCAGCAGAAACACCAGGAAGCCACACACCAGCAGGAAGGCGATGGGAACGATGATGTTCACCTGCACAGAGAGGGAGGCGTTGTAGTCTTGTGGCATCTGTGTCCTGTTCTAATTATCAGCATGCCATTTGTCTATATATTTAGTATAATTTCTGTGACAACTATGTCCTCTttcagctacacacacacagccttctcAGAGTGAAGTGGTTTGTCTGTTGTTCAACAGATCATCATGATAATTATACATTTCAACTATAAATAAGCTCTGAGGAGGTAGTATGTATtgatgtggtggttgtgtggcAGCAGTGGTGCCTAACTCATGTTGGCGATGCATTTACtgatacattttctttatttctcactAATTCATCTAGGGTGACACAGCTTGCCTAGTTCAGCTTTCAGTGAACAGACTTAATGAAACAGGTTTTCCTGTAAAGGCAGCCATGAGACCAAGTTGTTGGGGATTGACTCCCTGGGCCAGCACTCTCACACAGCAGGCCATGATACCTGAAACTGGTAATCCACCAGTGTGGGGttttcacctctcctttcaGATCAATTGCTGTTGTTCCCAAGTAACatcctattctctttttcctgctAGCCCTatttttctcctgcttctcctctttcagtatttttttcttatcctgttattccatcttcttccaTTGCTCCATTTTCTAAGGctgaatcatcatcataatcccattcccatattgagttgtgagaaacacacacacacacacaaataaataaataaacaaataacaataaattaataaaaaaaatatatataaataaataaaaataaaaccacagGCAAATCATAATCACAGCCACCACTGCTGTCTGGTGCTCACCTTGATGGGCCGCTCCATGTCAGGGTATTTCCAGCACATGTACAGCAGAATGGCGATACTGCACAGGATGAATTAACTCTCTACAAAGCTGGCGTAGTCAATGAGGCGGTAGATGTCCATGGTGGAGAGGTAGACCAGTGACAACAGGccctggaagaggaaggagaggaggtggaggtgagtcTTTGTGAATATTCCAAGCTGTGGTTAAAATGGAATGCTTTGTCAACCTCTCATTCGGTAAGACAAACTGTTAATGACTGAGTGAAGGAGAGCATGAAGGGGCATTACAGGCAGTTGTGCCAGATCTCATCATGTGGGGCTGTGGCACCAGGTACTTTGAACTAGTCCCACATGCTTTTGTTCTGATACAGAAGGTgattacaagaaaataatagacaaaCTGCATTTAGACAAATATTCACTTTTAGACGCACCAAGCTAACTAAACATTCCAACCTaaatctattttcttcatttgtgaGGATGTGTTCTGTCTGActgaataatatataaaaactgtgtgtttgtgtgtgtgtgtgtgtgtgtgtgtgtgtgtgtgtgtgtgtgtgtgtgtgtgtgtgtgtgtgtgtaaatctatTAATAACTCTAGGAAAACTCATCAATCACTTTTCATACAAATACATCAACTTGGAAACTAGAGACTGATGAAGTTAAGAACTAAAAAATGTTTGTGTAGGTAAGCAATAATGTACACATAAGTACATTCACTTCCATACTTCTTTCCATCTGTCAAAATACTCGTATTAGCTCACACTGCACATCCTGAGGGGACACCATAAGGACCATGAtgcatgctcacacacacacacacacacacacagtagtagtggtagtagtattttactgacaaaaaaaacattgaaaataacacaaaaaattatGTTGTTTTTGTCCAACTTCAAAAGAACACAACTGCAACATGTAGAGGACTAATTGAACCAAAGCTACTATtcacaaaaattatgaaaggtGTCACACATACTGttttaaaatacataaaagccACAGCAATGAATCtgttaatgacaataataaaaacctataaacacacacacgcacacatagcATTGCACAATGTCTTAccaggaagatgagagaagacaTTGGAGTGTTGCATTTGCAGTTGATGAGAGCAAGGTTGTCTGGGAAGTGGCCTTGTCTTGCACCCACGAAGCACAGCCTGTCAACATCATTAAGCTGGTGAGTGGGGCATTACTACCAGTCATAACTTGTGCTCTAAATCTGACAGAGAGTAAAGGGAGTGTATGAAAGGAATGGATTGTGGAGCTCATGGAAATCTTGCAATCAAGTATATCTAAATTCTTGAATAAAGTGGATTCTctgttaaaataaataagataacttTAGAATTGAACTCCATCATCATTAGTGGTTATAAATGAAGCAGGAAATCTCTTAATATAGCACTGTGGTATTTTCACCAAACACTACAGCTATTCATATATGACAGAAAACCTGAACGCAGGAGTATAACACCAGATGTGAGTctaggtatgagagagagagagagagagagagagagagagagagagagagagagagagagagagagagagagagagagagagagagagagagagagagagagagagagagagagagagagagagagagagagagagagagagagagagagagagagagagagagagagagagagagagagagagagagagagagagagagagagagagagtggaacaccacaagggacgtggcagcccttgtggtgttccacaaggcacaggtgcagggtgtgccacatctggcgggactacggctgcccaccagagtcacctcgcgggacatgagaacggtgttatccagtggtgactcagtggaagtgccgcgttcccgctccagccaacaccagcgcacctcttgggggcgagtctccagactgtggaacgtcttcgcgtcctccgtccctcatatcagggggatggatacccaggatgtgaagttagcagcacaccactggaggggctcattcccaacccccctgctaacaataaGCCCAtgaagaatgtatatatatatgtatataatttatatttataattgtgttgtgccccacccctaaaataggttgcacacggcagtgcgccttcgggtgacAATGTActcatgtttaaaaaaaaaaagagagagagagagagagagagagagagagagagagagagagagagagagagagagagagagagagagagagagagagagagagagagaatttccttacGTTTCTTATAATTGATGGATGACAATGAaagatagaaatagatgtgtCAGTATGTTCCCTGcatggactgccacatgtaggcctgatggcttcttttaCAAGTTCTCTTAGTTTTCTTAATTGTGTTTTGAATTAAGAAAGCCTAAATTCCTCAGTCAAAAAGATCTTGACAATTCTGAAGTGAAGTATTATGCATTTGTGGTTATGATGAGTCAAGTGTATGAGAGGAAGAGCAGTTAAATTTTCTCCAGACCCTGATGTtgatgccttgccttgcctatcTACCCTGAAGGATAAAACAAGCCtggtatagagatagatagcCTGAGATGTGTGGATGTAGTGGGATTTAGCTAGTTTTCCCTATCTAAGAGCAGGTAGTCAGGAAGAGTGATGAATCAGCtgggaaaattatatatatattacatcaaCATACAAAATAGGTGGTGAACAGATGAAAATAGATCTGAAATGCTAGCAGGAGCAACACCCACCTGGAGGAAGTCATGATGTGCACTGAGAGACCACCAAAGGCTGAGAGGGCCACCAGCAAGGGCATCACCCAGCTGCCGCTGCCCATTAGACGGTCAGCAAAGGTCTGtcatcaaggcaacaacaacaactaaggtTATGTTCTGTAACACTGACCATTAGCTTGGATAGCGTGtgataaaattattaaaaaacaatggggagaaaatttagaaaggtaagtaattttcatattatataATGCTTGAAGTCTGCAGCTGCTAGATAAGCCAAacttaatattaatgataattccTGATTATTGTCTTTTCCTCTAACATAAATACACTGTGGTATGCTAATAGGAGAACCAAAATATCTAAGCTATTACATATAATTGTAAAGTTTAAAGAATGGactcaaaacactagaaaagtcAGAGCAATGTCTGCTATAATTACGTTCTCTATAAAAGTAATTACTGAAAGATCTGACTAACTTATCTATCACTTGTGCCACAACAGTCACATGGTACCATCAACAACACAATGCAAATTACTCATGGAAGCTGTCAATGGTGTACTCACAACAGCAATGGCATCAGAGGCCAGCATGTCGACAGGGGAGAGCACAGCCAGGCAGGCAACATTGGCCATCACGTAGACCAGCGTCACCAGTGGCAGGGAGATGTAGATGGCCCGGGGCAGGTTACTGTGGGCAGGGTGTGATGTTAACAggactggtggtgactggtggtgatatCTGATCATTGAGTTCCTTGTATTTCTCAAAATTAATTATGTACTAACAGGACACAACCTTCACAATGTTGCTCATATTCTAGTGAAGCTGTTCTTAATTATTTCTTGTGAAGATGTAATATATAGAAAACCTATAGTGTGAACAAGATATTACTATTTCCTTCACATAAATTtatacaaaaatatttatacagaatccaaggaaggaacaaaaatattTTATGAGGAAAACACTGTAGCCAATGAAACAATATTTGTCACTCCAACaaagaaatcaaaataatacaaaaacaaaggtAATCTGCATTCATGATACCTTTAGGTGGCATGTTAATTTGGTACAAAGACATATAGATCATTTGCAAAATATACAAGTCCAAAATGGAAAAAGATGATTCACATATTACGATTTATAGATAACAGATAAAAAGCAAAGGTATATGCTTAAAAAGATAAACCATTCTGTCACAACTCTACAAAGAGGTATGCTCTCCATTACAAAACAGCAAGAAATTAATCTATCATAAATGAGCGAGGTAAACCTGAC
Proteins encoded in this region:
- the LOC135097385 gene encoding large neutral amino acids transporter small subunit 2-like, yielding MVFLYCDLSTTWSLGFLTALNCWNVRVTTKQQDFFMVTKIGALLIVIIAGIVHLCMGNTGNFHNSFQGTSTDPGEIAVSFYSGISSYAGWNYLNFMTEELKNPFVNLPRAIYISLPLVTLVYVMANVACLAVLSPVDMLASDAIAVTFADRLMGSGSWVMPLLVALSAFGGLSVHIMTSSRLCFVGARQGHFPDNLALINCKCNTPMSSLIFLVNIIVPIAFLLVCGFLVFLLLYVRPYEVGKGLLITGSGVPAYFLFVYWQNKPKIVRTALDQLTVWTQLLFVSVKTE